The Solanum lycopersicum chromosome 8, SLM_r2.1 DNA segment ACGCCCTGTCAATGGGGTTTTGTGGTTTGTTCCTGAAGACTCTCCATCTTCATAATTTCAGGCTCCATCAACACCCCAAGTCGATCAGCCTTCGTTTCATTGATTGGACATCGTTTGGGTCGTCGTTTGGCACTGCATGAAGGCTGCCATGCAACTTCAAGTCTTAAGTTGTAGGGTCCTcctctagggccccttgtgggtcctacaTGGAGCCGTACCTGGACATTTCCAATCaaaatatgtttgtatacaaTTTTAGGACCTACCACAcaaatttcatcaataaaaaaCACGTAAAAATTGACTACACATGAATAGATATAGAAGGTCATTTAAGGGCAAACCTTTTGAACTTCATGGAAGTTTGTCCTCAAAACTTGACAAAACATTACACAATGCCTATATACACAATGATAACTCTTATAATGACCATATAACATCATTAATCACCCATAAACActtaaaaccacatatgaggtaCATAGGTGAATTAGTCATTGAACGTCTTTGTCGTCCCTTggcgtttgacttccaattaaCCTAAACACTTATACACTGCCTCAAAACCACATTATATACTACTTAAGGAGGTTATTCAATCATGACAATCATTTTAGGTTGTAGCTTCATCTAAGTCATTTTCAGGGTCTTACACTTTCACATAAGAATCAACACCTAAGACAACCCccaagtcacactagtgcaattTTCAAGTAACATTTCCGTCATACCAGTCACACCAAGTGTTCCTTGGAAGCCACCATAGACTAGTTACATCACATTAAACAAGTCATAACATCttcatttaaaataagaaaaaaaaatcaacttacaTAATAAATGTTCACATAAGAACTCATTCGTTCAGTTAATCATATTCtcaatttatttagtttatatcATAGGTACACTCCCCTTAACCCCTTCAAAatcttacttgtgcaatgtacacattGAGTCTCGTAGTTCCAGATATATTACGTGTAATTCACAAATCATATTTTCACATAAGAAAAGTAAACCTTAAAATGCATTCATACTAATCATAGTACACCTGTGCAATACATGGGCAAAGTACATAGTCCTACCTATACTATGTAAATTTCTCAACTAGTTATCACTAGTGTTCATATTATCATCTTAGTTCATTTCATAACTTTTGGGAGACATAGCCATAACCCACATAGACCATGTGACCTACATGTAATTCGGTATTCTAATCAAACACCGAAAAGAAAGGGTATTACGTGTAAAGATAGGACCTTTATACATAATAGTTATCTAGTGGATCTACTAAGCTAAGACCGATCTGGCACTAAGTCATGGAAAAAGGAGAATTCTACTAGAAAGCATGATTTCTAGatgtggaggtttccatcttaTGAGACAACATCTATGTTCGGAATAAGGACTTGCTAAATTTGAATGTTATCTTGTGGGAAGCCGGACATACTAAACATGAAGCGCCAACACTCTTATTtcatgttcactcggtgctaagcttaAACTCTATTTTAAACATCTTTTAGCCTTTATTTAACATTATTTCATAAGGTAGGCTTTAGGGACTTAATTCCTCATACATTATATAGCTCACAGGTCGCTAAGATGAGAATGACCTTTCATCATAGAACCTCATTATGTGAGAATGTTCTTtcaaataatcatatcatattcataacataatctattttaaaatataattgagTAAATATTTCAAGAGACTTACTTTCAGTAGATTATCCTAAACCTTatttattcatacattcatgtgtgtttatacatatattacTAAACGTTTCACATACACACAATTAGAAACATATGTTCATAATTAACTAGTCATATGCTTTTCATACATAAGAAGACATACAGGTGCATATGATAATTAACCTTTCCATTAACGCCATAGACATCTCATATTCCAAAATATGCatagagtgtgtgtgtgtgtgtgtgcacaTATTGGTTCTCATAGGAAATAATTATATACCGTGGTTTtatggtatttttaatgttttttccttacatttagtgtgtgtccaaaagcctttttgtgttgatttttatgtaagtttctctttatttgcaggaaatctgtcttaAGATTAACGTGAATGTTTTTGAGAAAGAGATGAAAAAAGGTTACCACCTATGgggcttgtgacggtccgtcgagcttgtgacggcccctaggtggcatcgtagtgaagctggtaaaggaagatggggaagtctaacctAAGTGTggtgatgatcagagagtagtcccagtagaaaaattccaagaagtttaagtgttatggaacggagaccctcgacggaccgtcgtgtttGAAACGGTCTGTCATACCtgttcgtcgagggtaataCACAAAGTAGCAGAAGGATTTGTAAAATATAGGATGATGGAAaccatgacggcccatcgtgaccaTGAAGGCCCAGCGTGACCACAACAGCCCGTCACgagatccgtcgactcagacgcaTTATGAtagattttcagcaattagagtccttcttttattaggtttttgtttttttataagttGTTGGAATAACCTCATTTTCggggttagactttttgttAGTAGAATCTTGGATATTAAACTTTGTAATTGTaattggagaatctttagtcctcgattaatttcagtaattgatacactttATCTGGAATTAATTGTTCGTgtgtttgttgattaatcaagtgaacttctggattttattctttcccattgaagtaagtgcatgaattcatatattacgtacatgaatattttgattatgactatgggtaactaaactccacaactagggttgtggaaaccatgggtgaataatgaggaaaaatctaactaaaataacaattctagaatagtgtcttgcatgtattgataattctttcgcttagaagtctttttaaaagATGGCCAAAgttagaactctccttaatgctacttaTCGGACGAAGGAGGTACATAATAGGAAaggaattatcaacatatatttagtgtatactatcttataggctagtattgattggtacgaggtaacaacttagtcaaatatcgaatacaatgcttactATGAGGTAAAgttaagggttagtatagcaacacacatagtcggaccaaggtgtggagtgaaattttttagatgTCGGACAAAGgaattagaaatacataacatattacTTTGCATACAAGaaactaggaaagaattgttatagttagaattataatGTTAGGAACtggtggggaacacttaaaccctaattacttttattaattgattaaactccaacatttgaatatgttagttttttattttgattaagttagttattttcactcatttagaaataaattctctcctttattgtctttgttttttaaggaaataattaactaaataatagtaataatacatTAAAGtcaagtctgaactattttcctcatttgAACGATCCCAAcatcattagttgggttctttacttgacaAGGCCTCTTTATTTCTTATTCAagaagtatgtttgagcgtatcaaattttggcaccgcTGCCGGGGATAatatcttttagattaacttaaacttattactaaagtttagtcaatattttcttgattttgcttttttattgtttttgattctggcacaactatcttccttgtatgccaaatacacagagaggaagagaacccttgtttccctatgatcacaAATTAGAGAGTACACtacgcaatatgaatcaaaacttgggtattaatgatgatgatccaaacaagAACATCCTAGCTTTGGTtaatgttcatggtcagttattactTGATGATCCGGGTGAATATCAACAAAGGTACAGAATCCCACTCCACGCCCTTTGGAATACTATAGAGGCTACGATAACATAgaagactctgatgggccacttgtctttccCCCCTACGActaggccacacctttgtggtaactagtagtctgatgcaaatgctcattgccagaggtttgttttcagggctaatTTTTGAGGATCAaaatgcccatatagctaaggtaagggaagTGTGTAAAAGGTGTGTCGGGAGGCttaatttggatttggatgtaataggtctAAGAGTcctttcctctctcactgatgggagagactgctatttggttcactgagctcatTTATAATTCGATTTTAACTTGGACcgaactaagggacgttttcttagcacgctaatACTCGGTCTAAAAAACTAtaccacaaagatagagtgaacaactttgtggcactaccaggagagtcagttagtagttcctGTGATAAATTCACCTTATTTTTGAGAagcgtccccaatcaccgcatagattaTGTGTCACTAAAGAAATACTTCTATCGGAGGTAAGATGATGATAATAAAGCAgggttggatactatagcgtgtggttcttatggggagtgtccttatgatGAGATTTccaaaaagttagagaaaatatcccggaacaataaagcttggagtactaggaagtcagatactgggagaaataccttcgcagtgcaatccattctcaacccagccacagatgagattcgtgaagagatggctcagatgagaactgagcctGGGTTTGAATTAAAACATATTACTTGGAATGCATAAATGATAAATGGAGTTAAaaacttgtctaaaccaccaccaccaaatgataaATGCTATTATAAGGAGAATTCCTATGTGGTAAATGAACAGAtagggggtttccgaccgagtgcccaagtCTCAAATTAGGAGAATTGACGCCAAGGtgaaggaaaccaaggtcggatctatggtaaccaTAACCGTGGGGGTCATTATGTCaaagatggaaactacaaccgtgacaacaacttcaacaagggTAACTATTGTTGCAGAAATGACaagaatgggccctatgtccctcctaaacatcgtgaagttactcctagggatggtggagatagtatggcgcgagtcgaagatatgttgcacaaaatgaagAGGAGGTTCAATGCTAGTTATGAgtacattaaagagttaaggagtgatttagtgGGTATTGAGTAGAAAGTTGataaacatgcaatatcgattaagcacaTTGAGTTGCAAACGGCCCAATTATCTgtgactgtgaacacacggcaaccgggcactcttcctagcagcACTGTCCAAAATCGAAAAAATGAGGGACACTGTATGGTAATAACTACTCGAGGTGGTAAGCAGACCATTGACCCACATATGCCTTCTAAGGAAGAAAAGGtgataaaatataatgataaggttgtagagggtagtggtgaagtagaatataacactggaaaagatgatGAAGTGCCTacaaaggtaattcccatgcctagaccaccattACCTCTTTCCTAAAAACATAGTGAAAAACACCGAGGTTGGTAAATATCTGCAATTTATAGCAATGTTGAAGCAGATTTCTATCAATATACCTTTGGTAGACGCTCTAGAACAAATGaacggttatgccaagtttatgaaagatctcgttacaaagaaaagattggtAATTTTTGAGAATGATGATAGAATGTAGCATCGTAGATTTATTGCTACATGATCTCTCGTACataagaaagaagatccgggtgcgttaaCTATTACTTGAATATTCtaggtcattacattttgcaaaagcatttTATGATCTTGGGGCAATCATAAATCTCATttccctctcaatttacaagaagtttggtttgggtgacccaaagcttACTGCGTTGCaactactgatggccgatcgaaccGTTAAAAGACCTATAGGGATACTCAAacatgtgctagtaaaagtggagtcgatcatattttcgacagattttgttattcttgattgtgaagtcaattttgaagttcctattattcttgggacaCAATTCCTTGTTACGAGTaaagccttagttgatatggaaaaggggcagatgaaatttcggttgaacaatgaagaagaaaccttcaacatttgtaggtccaagAGGAAGAGTGGTGAtatccaatcggtatctgctatatcctacaaagaaaagatgaagaagaaccacgacctaaaaagtgaaaaacgagagtttatggtggGGATTTTGTGCTTTTATATAATTCTAGGTAGCGTTggtttccgggcaagctcaagtctaaATGAACTGGACCTTATTTGATTACCCaaatattccctcatggagcatttgagttagaaaccaaggagggtgtgTGCTTGAAGGTAAATGGacaacgaataaaactctatattGGGCATGCTGAATTAGAGAATGAGGTTATCGAGgtataccatcttgatgaacgctgagtaatcaagtgtcctcagtcgtgccacAAGATTAAATTAGGCGCTGGTTGTGAGGCAACCCAATagttatagtttttctttctattgaTGGTttaattttctactaatgggttttaaatttgttggCACATCACAAGGAAATTATGCAGAAAATCACACTGcaacagtcactgacggatacatcgacgaaCCGTCACGCTTGCGATGGACtgtcgcatgaatccgtcaATCCAGGTAtgtctttcatttatttataaaactatGGCACACGTGAAAGAACTAATGACGGACCGTTGCATCTGCAACAGACCGTCATCAGGGATTCATTGCATCATTAATGAACGTACCAGACCTGACCCGGTTGGgggtaatttaaaaaattggtaACATTTAAAAAACCCACCtgttcatttcacccatttccttccctctttatcccatttccctcccttttgaACTTCACacttcctacctctcttctCTATCAGCTGATACTTCCCCACATTCCACAATTCCAGATATCTCATTTCTACTGGTCAGAGTCATCTTCTGTAGTTCTTTTCTTGATCACCAACTACAATCCTTGCATGTTTTCTCCACTCCTCAGGTATGAGTATCTGATCTCTACccatttatattgcatttttttgattcatattagcctatttctttttggtgggTCTTCATTCTTTGATACAATGTTTTCTAACCTAGGTTGATAATCCTCAAATTGCATtattaaaactctagaaataggtgctttagcatagCTAGTTTTGTAGGTATTTGGGTAAGAAACATGTAGGTTGACACTAAGAGTTCCATTTCAGCCATAGGGAATAATGTGGCATCCTCAGTTCTACCActgaatgaaagaatgaaaccCTGATGACgcaccgtcgtacccacgaaggaccgtcatagggtctgtTCCAACACCCCATCGTTTATTTTCTCTATGTGTCCACCAACAGATACATGCGATGGACCATCGTtctcacgacggtctgtcctgcacaaccgttctggttttTAGAGACCCTTTTCTTAAGGGTCTTCAACTTTTTCTAAGTATCCTCTTACAGATATCTAAGATCGatcgtcataccctcgacggtccatacTTCAAAACTGTCATGACTGTCAGAGACCCATCTCCAGAGGGTGTCcatagtttttctaagtgtcctctgacggacatctacgatggaccgttgtCGCCAAGACGGTCTGTAGTCAACtcctggggcatctagctccagagatTTGGCAATAGCGAGAGGCACTGCTAATAGTTttgttgctgatgaggacactactgagggtgtccagactacagaggtagtgggttccggtgAACCGAACCCACAAACatgctgatcgtcggcgctttgcgccctaggttttcttcacctaccactctcgtattccaatttttttatgaattggagacaattgcatgtcttttttttgggggtgggtaaatggaaagtgagtagggtgaagtctgagtagcccaattaaCTATCCTCTTTAGGGGTTTTCTttcttgtgttcttttttcccaagagactgattatttttattgttgaaccaacatgtctatatcttgtgtacatagtttaatctaaagcatgatggctaaaattatATCCCGATGAaacgaaaatgatgcatgactaggcataacAATTGACAAATGTGTGACTCTAAGCAttacatagagatacaccacttcatgaccctaagtctaaaattcgaactaggtgtctcataatttggtagagtaatgagatgtcaagtcaGTGTGAGTAAGATTTGTATAGTCCagtatttgtactgagctagaacttgcctagttAGTCCTTCTAAAAGTacattgtaatagacaattaggaaacgATCATAGACACTTGTTCAATATAGACGACTTCTAgcctaaaaaaacaaaaaaatgaatgaaattaatccctctttgatccaaattatttgagcttaaaatagacatttctttttcaccccaactaatCTTTTCTAGGAATAATGTATTGGCCctagtccctccttggacatgtgcacctcagcttatgcaaagagcataagttgagggtggctaatgcagtaaacaatcTTTTCGTGGCCCTGAActaactttgggtattgtgtactttgactcatacAAAacccatgagttgagggtggctctTATGAGGGATACtcttgaaagtggggttgaaagaacaaagaatgaaaaagaggaaccagttgaaagaaaagtgaaataaaaaaatacaataagtacaacaaataaaagaagagagtcactttaacaaatgaataaagaagggaaaatagcaaggtgaaagcatatgagaaattggggtgaaataaaaaaataaaaagtggtatgtttagaCAATATGTCAAGGAGGACAAAAAGTCACTTtggatatgtcaaggagggcaaaaagtcactaaagtatacctatatataccctacctgacccagAGCCTATGTttcaagctaaaaaagtcctatcgtgatcctaagagttgtatgacgaacataaagcagtgaaaataagggcaagcttatagCAATATGATGAATGAGTTATGAATTTGTTTAACGAgtaagtgttgaaaagtaatccttctactcaaactgaaatcattgtgtgaaaaaatggggatgttgttttgaagtgaggacaatAGTTGCAATACTGggaatattagcacctcggtggtaaaattgaagaggataggtgtagtgtgtggtgagtctgtgtcatggtctgatttcacataattcaagccttatagtgataacatgcataaatatgatgagactgatcgggattgatagccaaatgattgtgaaagctaaaacatggatactattgtacaaagattttgtagtgagtcatagtgtgttgcttgaggacaaacaacaaatttaagttgaggatggttatataccgtggtttcacgatatttttaatgctttttccttaaggtTAGTGTGTTTGCAAATACCTTtctgtattgatttttatataagtgtctctttatttgcagaaaaatccgtctaaagatgaacgcgaaagtttttgagcaagaaatgcagaaaaattagcACCTACGGGGCCTGTGACGtcccgtaggtggcatcgtagtgaaggtgctgaaggaagatggggaagtcttaccTAAGTGCGGGATGACAAAGTTCATAGCAGACCATAATAGccataacggtccgtcctgctggttccttgtgatgatcagagagtagtcgcAGTACCAAAATTCCatgaagtttaagtgttatggaacggagaccctcaaCAAATtgtcgtgcttggaacggtccgtcatacctgttcaTCGAGGGTAAttaagaaagcagcagaaggaCTTGTAAAGTATATGATGATCAAgtctatgacggcccgtcgtgaccacaaTGGTctgtcacgaggtccgtcgactcagacacgttttgacagattttcagcaactagagtcctttttttattaggtttttgtgaTTAATAAAGAGTTggaaaacctcatttttggggttagactttttgttAGTAGACTCTTGGATATTAGACTTtgtaattgttataatttttgagaatctttagtcctcgattaatttcaataattgatacactttttatgaaattgattgttggtgtgtttgttgattaatcaggtgaacttctagattttattctttctcattgaaataagtgcatgaattcttatattacataaatgaatattttgattatgactatggataactaaactccataactagggttgtacgaaccatgggtgaataatgaggtaaaatctaactaaaataacaattctagaatagtgtcttgcatgtattgacaattctttcgcatagaagtctttttaacagatggccaacgttagagcTCAGCTTATTGCTACTtttcggaccaaggaggtagataataggaaaagaattatcaacatagatttagtgtatactatctgatagactagtattgattggtacgaggtaataacgtAGTCAAATATCGAGTATAGTTctttatatgaggtaaaggtaaggttagtataacaacacacgtagccggaccaagatgtagagtgaaattttttagatgccggaccaaggatgtagaaatacataacttatcagtTTGCATGTAAAATACTAGGaatgaattgttatagttagaattatcaagttaggaacctgtgtgGAACACTtataccctagttacttttattatttgattaaactccaaaatttgaatctgttagttgtttactatatttagttagttattttcattcattaagaaataaaatcccatcttttattgtctttttttcAAAGGAAATGATTgactaaataaaagtaataatagattaaagttaattctgaactattttcctcatgggaacgatcccaacctcattagttgggttctttgcttgatacgaccgctttacatattatttgagaagtaagtttgagcgtatcacataATAGCAACCACATTGGTATTCAGGGGAAAATGATGACAAAAACCTTACAATATCCCTCAAAGACATGAAAAACTCACATATATTGCATTTTATGGATTCTAGACCACACACCCACATTTAATCATTAAAGAAAAGAGCACATTAAACATTTGAATAGGTAACTTCATACATGCATAatatcacacacacacacatatatacggATCATATAGGTAGGGTTCATTCCACACTAGTACTTATCACAATCAAGCATGTATACCTTACGTTACCCTAACATTCTCATACACATTTTACTCAAATTATAAACTATACCATAATAACATTGAGGATTTCATACGTAACCTgcatggaacccctttatactCATGTTCatcattataaaaattcaatttacaTTTGTTTCAACATCAATTCGCGTATTATAGACTAGAAGTTAGGCCACTTACCAACTCATCAAGCCATGATCAACGTACATCAATCCTCAATAATTCATGATTAATggatatatatagtaataaaatatgatCAGAAAATCAAATCCAAACTAATAAAAGTACAATTGATTAACATAACAATCATATTCATTAAGATTCACATCACAAGCCAAATTTCAAGTATTAAGAGGATCATGGGTTA contains these protein-coding regions:
- the LOC138337968 gene encoding uncharacterized protein; its protein translation is MNQNLGINDDDPNKNILALVNVHGQLLLDDPGEYQQRGLFSGLIFEDQNAHIAKKVDKHAISIKHIELQTAQLSVTVNTRQPGTLPSSTVQNRKNEGHCMVITTRGGKQTIDPHMPSKEEKVIKYNDKVVEGSGEVEYNTGKDDEVPTKISINIPLVDALEQMNGYAKFMKDLVTKKRLVIFENDDRMSLHFAKAFYDLGAIINLISLSIYKKFGLGDPKLTALQLLMADRTVKRPIGILKHVLVKVESIIFSTDFVILDCEVNFEVPIILGTQFLVTSKALVDMEKGQMKFRLNNEEETFNICRSKRKSGDIQSISHFYWSESSSVVLFLITNYNPCMFSPLLRKIRLKMNAKVFEQEMQKN